AACTCCTTTCCTCTGGCGACGATGCCGGGTGCGTCCGATTCTCCGGGCTCACCGTAGACCTCGACCCCTACCTTCTCTCCCAGCTGCTTCAGCTGATCGAGAGCTGCGGGCCTGTATACATCAGCTCCTATGAGTCCGACGGAGAATCCCTTCTTCGAGAAGTATAATGCGAGTTTACCCGTGGTTGTGGTCTTACCCTGTCCGTACAGTCCGACCATCATGATGGTCTGGGGCTTGAGATGCAGACCCTCGCCGTTGTTGACCAGTCTGACCAGTTCCTCGTAGATGATCCTGGTGACATGATCCTTCATGCTCCTTCCGGCTTCCGGGGGCTCGTTGAGGGCGCGGTCCTTGACGTTGTTGGTAACCTCGAGCACCAATTTGACATTGACATCGGCCTCGAGCAGGGCGCGCTGCAGGTCCTTGCAGAGATCCTTGACTAATTCCTCGTCTATGATGGATGCCTTCCCTACACGTCCTAGAACGTCCCTAAGGGATTTTCCCAATCCTTCCATGACCATGGTAAACGCCTTGCAATATGCGCACGCGTAAAAAAGGATATTGCAGTAAACTCAGTGAAATTGTGAACGATCTAAACGTGAACGACCCGAAGGATGTCACAGAGAATGATGAAGGTTGGGGGACCGGTCAGCAATAAGAAGGGATGGGATGCACTCTACAGCCTGACCGAATCCCTGCAGACCTTATATTCATTCATGAAGTATATAATCATTCCCTCGATTTTTCTCAATGTTTCGACTTAACTCAGTTTATGTTATACCTAAACAAAAAGTCGTTCCAGCATAAACTGGTCAAAATTGACTGGCCTATCTGTTGAGAAATAACTGTGAAAAGATAGTGGGGCCGAAGCCCCAAAAGTTTGAATCAGAGGTAACCTGATTTCTGGAGGGCCATGAGGTCCTCGGTGGAGAGCTTCTCTCCAGCCTTGAAGCGCTCGAAGATCTCCTTTGCCTCCTTCTTTCCGGACTCGTCGATCTTCTTCTTCTTGACGCTGTTCTTCTTGTTCTTGAAGGCAGCGGCGTCCTTGTCCATCTCGTGGACGGACTTGATCTGCTCGATGTGCTTCTTGTGCTCCTCATCGGCTGCCTGCTTGCACTCGATGAACTTGGCCTGGGCTGCGTCAGCTTCCTTCCTGAGCTTGTCTGCCTGCTCGTAGTAGCCGATCATCCTGTCGTGGGCGGCCTGTGCCTGCTCCGCGTACTCGGAAACCTGGTGGTGGTAGGTCTCTGCCTGAGCCTTTGCCTCCCTGAGCTGTGCTACGAGGCCTTTGATCTCATCGTTCTGCTCGTAGGTCTTCTCCCTCTCTGCGATCTGCTTCGCGAGAACGGAGATCTGCTTCACCATGCCGTTCTCCTTGTCCTTTCCAAGGGGCATGGTCTGCTGCATGTATTCAAGATCCTGGAGCTGTTTCTTCAGCTGCTTGAGGGGGACCTGGTCCTTCTCCTCTGCTTTCTCAGTCCTGTAAGGTGCGAGCTGTTCCTTGAGAGCGGTTACCTTCTGGTTCCACTCGTCCCTGAGCTCTTTGGTCTCCCTTACCTTCTGGTTGTAAGAGTCACGCTCTTCCCTGCACTTTCCGGCCTGGTCCACAAGCTCCCTGACCTGGGAGTTGAGTGCGTCCCTCTTGGACTTCCACTCCTTGGTCTGGTTGTTGAGCTCGTCCCTGAGCTTCCTGTGCTTCTCAGCATCCTCATTGACGATGCTGCGCTTCTCTTCCATTGCTGCGAGGCCTTCCTCAGAGGTGATGGTTGTCTCCTCTTCGGTCTCGGTCACCTGTTCGATGACCTCTTCTACCTGCGCCTGCTGTTCCTGAGAATCCTGCTGCTGAATATCCTCCACAAAATCTTCCATAAATGTTCAACTCACTATGTTCGCATTGACCATGAGATAAGCATGGCCCACTTTAATCGTGCATAATAAGACCTTATTAATAAAGGTTTGTGGGAGTATATCGGTCATTTGACGAGTTTAAACATCTCCGCCAACCTCAGACAACGTATACCTGCACTTACAGATTATGCCGTCCAAGTCTGATTCCATAACAACTTCTGCGAATAGTTTCTCTTTCGTGAACTAAACTGGAGCAACTACTTTTATCCCAATCGACTATGGTCATGACATGAGCAAGGAGTTCGAAGTGGACGAGAACGGCCTTACTGCCGACGGATACCACATCCTTTCGAAGGACAGCAAAAAGTCGATGTACATCGCCAACCTGATCAAGCTGGCTGTGCTGGCTGCGATATGCTTTGCAGTATCGCATTTCGGAAAGGACGTACTGGAGAACGATTACAACACCGTCTGCATGATTTTGTATGCGCTGTTCATCATTCTCGCTGCATACTGGATCGTCGGTCCCGAGGTATTCTACAGGCGCTACCGCTACAGGATCGACGACGAGAAGGCTGAGATCAGGCGCGGAATCATCACCATCTCCCACTCCATGGTCCCCATCGAGAGGATCCATCAGGTCGAGGTCAGCAAAGGGCCCATCAACAGGATGTTCGGACTGGCCAACGTCGTCATCACCACTGCTGGAGGGGTCACTACTCTGGAGTTCCTAGACGAGGACACCGCCGAGAGTATCGCATCTAGGCTCAACGAGTGCGTCGTCAAGCTCCTGAAAGACCGTGATTGAAATGGAAGGTGAACCTCTACAGGAAACCGTCTCCCAGCCAGAGACGATGGTCTACAGGAACCACTATTCCTACGTGATACAGAATCTGGTATCGCTGATCCTCACACTGGGCCTGATCCTGCTCATCAACTACTTCTCCAACCGTGACGAGGGTTTCGTCCTGGTCGGATGGTCCTATGCGATAATCATCCTGGTCGTAGGCCTGATGTTCGTCTATATCAGGATGTGGATTCTGACCACATACACATTCGGACCCACCGAGCTTTACGTATTCAGGAACACATACTTCAAGAAGGAGACAAAGATCCAATACTCGAAGATGGCCTCGGTCAATGTCAGGAGGACCATCGTCAACCGCATCTTCGGATCGACCACTCTGTTGTTCAACGTCAACTCGTCCGTCAACTCCAACAATGCCGAGGCCACGCTCACATTGAAATCCGACGAAGCGGACAGGCTGAGGGAGATCATCTCAAGCAGGATATTCAACAAGGAGATGGAGGTCAAAGTCGAGCAACAGATGGACACCATGGTTGAGATCACCAACTTCGATGTCATACTCCATGGAATCTTCGGTCAGCCCACCTTATCTTCGCTTGTTGGATTGGCGTCACTGGCCTATTCCATATTCGCAGCGGTCACCGATTCCAACGGAATACTGTTCGGTCTGTTCCTTTTCTTCCTCAGCGTGGTGCTTCCTTCGGTCAGGACCGTGTTGAGATACTACAACTACCGCATCTACCGTGTCGAGGACACCATCACGGTGGAGAGCGGGCTCATAAGCACTTACCGCAGCTCCTTCAACATCAACAAGGTAAACTGCGTCAGGATAAGGGAGCCGCTGCTCGCACGCATCATGGGAAAATCCCTTCTGGAGGCCGAGGTCGTAGGTCTTGCGGACAGCAACGGGCTGCCTCTTCTCTGCCCTCTCAAAGGAAGGGGCACCGTCCTCGGACTTGCAGCAACGCTTGTACCGGAATTCCTGTTCGATACGACCAACCACAAGCAGCCCAGACAGGCCTTGGTGCCTACAGTGGCATACAAGGCCATCTTTGCGGCCATCATAGCAGCGGCCACAGCAGCCATGTTCCTCTATTGGTCGTTCCGCTACGCGGAAGAGACAGGGGATCTGGGAACCTTGGTCATATACACCCTGGCAGCATTCTTCGGGGTCGTCTTACCTATCCTGCTGATCTTGCACGGTGTTCTTGCCCAGGGCAACAGGGAATTCGGGATGGGGGATGAAACGTTCATGTTCATCACCGGAGCCTATGACAGGCAGAGGGACTTCATCAGGTATGACAAGGTCCAGATCTGCTCGGTTTCGGCCGGTCCTATCCAAAGGCATTACAGAGTCGGAACCGCCAGGGTATCCATGATGTCCGCCATGGGTGCGAAGAGCATCACCTCGGGCATCTTCAACAAAGAGGAGTTGGAACTCATCGGCAAAGAGGTCATGGCCAGGATCAGGGACGGAAGGTATGACTACCGCCGTTATCTGTAAGCGCGTGCGTGGATACAGTTATAAGTGAACCTTGCAATCGCCGTACCGATTTCAATGAGCAACAGCTGTCCCCTCGACTACAGGTACGGACGTGCCGACATGAAGGCTGTCTTCTCCGAAGAGAGCCGTATCCAGAACCAGATGAACGTAGAAGCCGCACTGGCAAGGGCCCACGCATCCCTGGGAACGATTTCCGAAGCGGATGCTAAGGAGATCACCCGCGTTGCGAGCCTGGATGTAGTCGACGTAGCGAGGATCAAAGAGATCGAGAGCGAGACCAGGCACGACCTCATGGCCATGGTTAAGGCCATGACGGAACAGTGCAAGGGCGATGCGGGTAAGTACGTGCACCTCGGAGCCACTTCCAACGATATCGTCGATACCGCCACCGCTCTGCAGATAAAAGCTGCCATGGAAATCATACTGAAGGATGTCGAGGACTTCATCTACACACTGGCGGTCATCGCCAGGAGGGAGAGGGACACCCTCGAGATCGGAAGGACGCATGCTCAGTTCGCAATCCCCATCACATTCGGATTCAAGATCGCCGGATACATCGCTGAGATGATCAGGCACAGGGAGAGGATCATCGAGTGCATGCCCAGGGCATGCGCCGGAAAGATGGCTGGTGCCGTAGGTACAGGTGCAGCCTTGGGAAAGAACTTCTTCGAGATCCAGAAGAGAGTCATGAATGACCTCGGACTCACCTATGAACCCGCCGCGACGCAGGTTGTCGGAAGGGATAGGTACACGGAGGTCATCTGCCTGATGGCCAACATCGCCACATCCATCGAAAGGTACGGAACGGAGGTCAGGAACCTCCAGAGGTCCGAGATCGGAGAGGCATCCGAGTTCTTCGATGTGAAGAAACAGGTAGGAAGCTCCACCATGGCTCAGAAACGCAACCCGATGAACTCGGAGAACTGCTGCGGTCTGGCCAGGGTCATCAGGGGATTCGTGACCCCCACCTTCGAGAGTCAGGTACTCTGGCATGAGAGGGACCTTTCCAACTCATCGACCGAGAGATTCACCCTGCCCCACGTGTTCATCCTGACCGATGAGATCCTGAAGAAGATGAATTGGATCTTCGAGGGACTCGAGGTCCACTCCGACAAGATGCTGGAGAACATCGAATCCTCCAGGGGACTCGTCATGGCCGAACCTCTGATGATGAAGCTCACCGAGAAGGGAATCGGAAGGCAGGACGCCCACGAGATCATCAGGGAGTCATCCATGGTAGCAGAGGACCAGAAGAGGCATCTCAGGGATGTGCTCATGGAGAGGGAGGACCTCAAAGGAGTGCTTACCAAAGAGGAGATCGTGGCCACCATGGACGCCGCCAACTATGTGGGTGGTGCAAGGGAGATCGTCGACAAGATGGTCGAGGCCGCAGAGAACATCCTGGAAAAGAAGGTGGAGTGATGCATCCCCAACTTCGTTTCGGGCTTATCCTCGGTGCGATCGTGGGATTCATGCTCGCGCTGTACTTCTACATGGAGAACCAGAATCCGTTCAACTTCCTTCTTGTCCCGTTCGCGGCTCTTATGGGTGCCGGTCCGTGGTTTTTGAAGCCGAAGGACGAATGAAAAACGATTCCCCCGTCTCCGGGGGATAAAACAATTTCAAAGTTTCTTTCCGGCGTGATCGCCAGGTGTAACGTAGTAGATCTCCTCGACCTTCAGCTTGATGAGGTTCTTGGCAGGATAGGTCTCCTTCTTGGAGTGAGCGATTGCCACAGCCTTCATGTAATCGTCCCCGGAGTTCTCGATGGTTGCCGATCCCTTGATCTGGTAGGACTCCGTGTAATCCCTAGTCCAGATGTAGAAAGCTGCCTTGGGATTCTCCTTCAGGTTGGCCAATGTCTTGTTCAGATAGTTGTCGACGAGCCAAATGTTCCCGTCGTCTCCCATGAAGATCATACCTACCGGAACGACGTTGGGAGTTCCGTCCTTGGATGCCGTTGCGAAAGAGATTATGCCTGTGGCCTTCATCTCCTCCAGCATCTCTGGTGTCATCTGCGCCATGCACTGAGAATCCATTTAGCACGATAAAACACCGTCGGAGACGATCCGGTTATTAAAGGGGGTTAAGTCCCTTTCAGATGGCTGAAATAGCCCGAGCACGTGGACATTCCTTTTTATTGACGTTATCCATCACACGCACGATAACAATGGTAGACGAGAAAGCAATCCAAGCGGCACAGGAGAAATTCGGTGCCCTGCTGAGGAAGCAGCTCGAGAGGGTCGAGGTTCTGAAGAACGAACCCGACTGGACAGACTACTCCAAACTGGACAAGCTGATCATAGGCGTTTGCGGTGGGGACGGAATCGGACCCTACATCTGCGCATCCGCCCAGAAGGTCATGGAGACACTCCTCGCTGACAAGATCAAGGCCGGCAAGGTCGAGATCAGGCAGATCGACGGTCTGACCATCGAGAGGCGTGTGGAGGTCATGAAGGCGATCCCCGATGACACACTGGCTGCCCTGAAGGAATGCCACGTGATCCTCAAAGGTCCCACGACCACACCCAAGAAGGGAGATCCCTGGCCGAACATCGAGAGCGCCAACGTCGCCATGAGGAAGGAACTCGACCTGTTCGCCAACGTCAGGCCTGTTTCGGTCCCCGAGCTCGGTATCAACTGGGTTTTCTACAGGGAGAACACAGAGGGAAGCTACGCCCTGGGAAGCGACGGAGTGAACGTCACCGACGATCTCGCAATGGACTTCTGCGTTGCCACTACACAGGGAACCGAGAGGATCATCCGTGCAGGTTTCGAGCACGCCAAGAAGACCGGGGTCAACTACGTTTCCCTTGTCACCAAGGCCAACATCATCAAGACAACCGATGGAAAGTTCCTCAGCATCGCCGAGAGGGTTGCGAAGGACTATCCTGAGGTCCAGTGGGACGATTGGTTCATCGACATCACCACTGCGAAGCTGATTGACCCCGCAAGGAGGAGCAACTTCAAGGTCTTCGTACTGCCCAACCTCTACGGAGACATCATCACGGACGAGGCTGCCCAGATCCAAGGCGGTGTCGGAACAGCCGGTTCAGCCAACATCGGAAAGAGGTACGCCATGTTCGAGGCCATCCACGGTTCCGCACCCAGGATGGTCACAGATGGTCGTGCCCAGTATGCCGATCCCTGCAGCATGATCAAGGCGGTCGCCATGATGATGGAGCATATCGGAGAGGTCGAGAAGGCCAAGAAGCTCAACATGGCCCTTGACATCACCACTCAGTTCGAGAAGAAGCTCGTCATGACCGGAAGGGACACTGGAGCAACCGGAGACGAGTTCGCCCAGTACGTCCTTGACACCATGGCCAGACCCGACATAGAGAAGGTCTGGCAGAACTACATCGACGAGTCCATCGCGAACGCGAAGAACTGATCAAAATCCTTACTCCCCTCCGGGGGAGATCCTTTTCACATTCTTTCCGGGATCAAAACGCTGTAATCATGCTCTGCTGGCCCTTACTCGCGAGCGTATACTCGCCTTTATGACAGTTAGATATCTTGTTTCTGTCCGCTACTATTATTAGTTTAGAACAAATTTCTGCCAGTCATTCAATCCGCCTTAATGGATTAGGTTGAGATAACTTGAATACGAATCAGAAGATCAAATTCGTGGCTGTATTGCTCACATTGGTCGTATTGTTCGGACTGACAGCTATCGCCCAGGAGGACGATGCAGACCAGAGGTACACCATCGAAGTGGTCACGAACCCCGATTTCGCACCATATGAATACCTGGTGTCGGAAGAATACGAGGGAATCGATATGGATATCTGGAAGGCGATCGCGCAGGCACTGGACTGCAACGTCAACTTCAATGTCATGGACTTCGATTCCATCATCAATGCGATCGAGGCCGGAAGGTTCGACGTTGGCGCTTCTGGATTCACCGTGACCGAGGAGAGGAAGGAACAGATTAACTTCTCCACGACATACTCCACGGCCCACCAGGTGGCTCTCGTCCTCAAGGACGGTCCACTCGCCAATGCCAAGACCGCCGACGAACTCATGAACAAATCTGTGGCCGTTGAGTCCGGAACCACCGGATACTACTTGGCTGCCGATGTTTTCGGAGAAGAGAATGTCACCCCGTACAACACATACACGTGTCATACAGGGCCTGGTCTCCGGATATGACCAATTCGCTGTACTGGATGACCTTGTGGCCGAATCCTTCGCCGACAAATACGGAACACTGAAGATCCTCGATGTCTCGATCCCTGGTGATGAGATAGAGGAATATGCATTCACGATCAACAAGCAGAATGTCCAGATGCTCCAATACACAAACAGGGCGATGGAGTACCTTCAGGGAATGGGCGTCATCGATGATATCTTCGCATACTACGCGAGCATCAACTACGACCCCGAGCAGGTGGGTTACTTCTCTGCACACCCTGAGAAACTGGCAGAGATCGATGTCGTGGTCAAGTACCAACCGACCGACAAATACACAATCCAGGTCGCAACCAACCCTGATTTCCCTCCCTACGACTACACCGTATCCGGTGACTACGAGGGAATCGATATGGATATCTGGAAGGCGATCGGATATGTGCTTGACTGTAATATCAACTTCAACTTCATGGAGTTCGATTCCATCATCAACGCCATCCAGACTGGAAGGTACGAGGTCGGAGCTTCAGGATTCACCGTGACCGACGAGAGAAAGGAGATGATCAACTTCTCCAACACCTACGCGGTAGCCCACCAGAACGTCCTGATGTTGAAGGACAGCCCTCTGGCCACAGCCACATCGTGGGAGGAGCTCCAGAATGTCCTTGTTGCGGTCGAATCCGGAACCACCGGATACTATCTGGCCGCTGATGTTTTCGGAGACAGCTATGTCTACCCGTACAACACATACACCGATGTCATCGAGAGCGTCCTGACGAAATACTCGGCATTCGCTGTACTGGATGACCTCGTCGCCATATCATACGTAGAGGCTCACCCGGACGAACTTATGATCCTCGATGTTGAGCTCCCCGGAGCCGAAGAGGAACAGTACGCCTTCGTATTCAACAAGTCGAACACCGAACTCCTTGGTTACACGAACAAGGCGATGACGTACCTTGAAGAGAAGGGCATCATCGACGACATTTATGCTTACTACGCGAGCATCAGTTACGATCCTGAGGTAGAGGGGTACTTCTCCGCCCACCCTGAGGCTCTCAAGAAACTGGAGGTTCTCGTCCATTACGTCCCCGGACAGATGAAGGAGACCGTTCAAGTAGCTACCAATCCCGATTTCCCTCCCTATGACTACATGGTATCCAGTAGCTTCGAAGGAATCGACATGGATATCTGGAAGGCCCTTGGAAAAACCCTGGACTTCGATGTGAACTTCAACTACATGGAGTTCGACTCCATCATCAATGCGATAGAGTCGAAGAAATTCAACGTCGGTGCCTCTGGATTCACCGTGACCGAGGAAAGGAAGGAGATGATCAACTTCTCCGAGACCTATGCTGTCGCTTACCAGAAGGTACTGATGCTGAAGGACAGCCCCCTGGCGACAGCCACATCGTGGGAGGATTTGAAGAACGTCACCATAGCCGTCGAATCCGGTACCACCGGTTACTATCTGGCGGCGGATGATTTCGGCGATTCCTACGTCCACCCCTACAACACGTACACAGAGGTCGTGCAGAGTGTCCTGTCTGGTCACGATGCTTATGCCATATTGGACGACCTCGTTGCGGTATCGTACGTAGAGGCTCACCCGGACGAACTGTTCATCCTCGAGGTCGCGCTCCCCGGAGCTGAGGCTGAGGAATACGCATTCGTATTCAACAAGGCGGACACCAGACTCCTCGAGTACATCAACACCGCCATGATCTACCTCAAGGACACGGGAGTCATCGACGACATCTTCGCATACTACGGAAG
The nucleotide sequence above comes from Methanomassiliicoccales archaeon LGM-RCC1. Encoded proteins:
- a CDS encoding PH domain-containing protein, whose translation is MSKEFEVDENGLTADGYHILSKDSKKSMYIANLIKLAVLAAICFAVSHFGKDVLENDYNTVCMILYALFIILAAYWIVGPEVFYRRYRYRIDDEKAEIRRGIITISHSMVPIERIHQVEVSKGPINRMFGLANVVITTAGGVTTLEFLDEDTAESIASRLNECVVKLLKDRD
- a CDS encoding phosphoserine phosphatase encodes the protein MEDFVEDIQQQDSQEQQAQVEEVIEQVTETEEETTITSEEGLAAMEEKRSIVNEDAEKHRKLRDELNNQTKEWKSKRDALNSQVRELVDQAGKCREERDSYNQKVRETKELRDEWNQKVTALKEQLAPYRTEKAEEKDQVPLKQLKKQLQDLEYMQQTMPLGKDKENGMVKQISVLAKQIAEREKTYEQNDEIKGLVAQLREAKAQAETYHHQVSEYAEQAQAAHDRMIGYYEQADKLRKEADAAQAKFIECKQAADEEHKKHIEQIKSVHEMDKDAAAFKNKKNSVKKKKIDESGKKEAKEIFERFKAGEKLSTEDLMALQKSGYL
- the purB gene encoding adenylosuccinate lyase, producing the protein MSNSCPLDYRYGRADMKAVFSEESRIQNQMNVEAALARAHASLGTISEADAKEITRVASLDVVDVARIKEIESETRHDLMAMVKAMTEQCKGDAGKYVHLGATSNDIVDTATALQIKAAMEIILKDVEDFIYTLAVIARRERDTLEIGRTHAQFAIPITFGFKIAGYIAEMIRHRERIIECMPRACAGKMAGAVGTGAALGKNFFEIQKRVMNDLGLTYEPAATQVVGRDRYTEVICLMANIATSIERYGTEVRNLQRSEIGEASEFFDVKKQVGSSTMAQKRNPMNSENCCGLARVIRGFVTPTFESQVLWHERDLSNSSTERFTLPHVFILTDEILKKMNWIFEGLEVHSDKMLENIESSRGLVMAEPLMMKLTEKGIGRQDAHEIIRESSMVAEDQKRHLRDVLMEREDLKGVLTKEEIVATMDAANYVGGAREIVDKMVEAAENILEKKVE
- a CDS encoding isocitrate/isopropylmalate family dehydrogenase, which codes for MVDEKAIQAAQEKFGALLRKQLERVEVLKNEPDWTDYSKLDKLIIGVCGGDGIGPYICASAQKVMETLLADKIKAGKVEIRQIDGLTIERRVEVMKAIPDDTLAALKECHVILKGPTTTPKKGDPWPNIESANVAMRKELDLFANVRPVSVPELGINWVFYRENTEGSYALGSDGVNVTDDLAMDFCVATTQGTERIIRAGFEHAKKTGVNYVSLVTKANIIKTTDGKFLSIAERVAKDYPEVQWDDWFIDITTAKLIDPARRSNFKVFVLPNLYGDIITDEAAQIQGGVGTAGSANIGKRYAMFEAIHGSAPRMVTDGRAQYADPCSMIKAVAMMMEHIGEVEKAKKLNMALDITTQFEKKLVMTGRDTGATGDEFAQYVLDTMARPDIEKVWQNYIDESIANAKN
- a CDS encoding ABC transporter permease subunit (The N-terminal region of this protein, as described by TIGR01726, is a three transmembrane segment that identifies a subfamily of ABC transporter permease subunits, which specificities that include histidine, arginine, glutamine, glutamate, L-cystine (sic), the opines (in Agrobacterium) octopine and nopaline, etc.), whose amino-acid sequence is MSPRTTHTRVIQGLVSGYDQFAVLDDLVAESFADKYGTLKILDVSIPGDEIEEYAFTINKQNVQMLQYTNRAMEYLQGMGVIDDIFAYYASINYDPEQVGYFSAHPEKLAEIDVVVKYQPTDKYTIQVATNPDFPPYDYTVSGDYEGIDMDIWKAIGYVLDCNINFNFMEFDSIINAIQTGRYEVGASGFTVTDERKEMINFSNTYAVAHQNVLMLKDSPLATATSWEELQNVLVAVESGTTGYYLAADVFGDSYVYPYNTYTDVIESVLTKYSAFAVLDDLVAISYVEAHPDELMILDVELPGAEEEQYAFVFNKSNTELLGYTNKAMTYLEEKGIIDDIYAYYASISYDPEVEGYFSAHPEALKKLEVLVHYVPGQMKETVQVATNPDFPPYDYMVSSSFEGIDMDIWKALGKTLDFDVNFNYMEFDSIINAIESKKFNVGASGFTVTEERKEMINFSETYAVAYQKVLMLKDSPLATATSWEDLKNVTIAVESGTTGYYLAADDFGDSYVHPYNTYTEVVQSVLSGHDAYAILDDLVAVSYVEAHPDELFILEVALPGAEAEEYAFVFNKADTRLLEYINTAMIYLKDTGVIDDIFAYYGSISYDPEVVGYFSAHPEALAAIQVIDHYTAEDPGSGTEGKGWLESFWDEIIKNFVEKDRYQLIIMGLQNTVYITIIGLALGLLIGILSAIVRSFHDLRGNFKILNAIVKVYITIIRGTPLLVQLLIIYFIVFASSGLNSIIIAGIAFGINSGAYVAEIVRAGINAVPKGQLEAAESLGMNFNMAMFTVILPQAIRNILPALCNEGISLLKETSIAGYIGIVDVTKAAMLIRSQTYSAFVPLIGVALIYLVIVLILQYLVGLLERRLNDAYR
- a CDS encoding pyridoxamine 5'-phosphate oxidase family protein yields the protein MAQMTPEMLEEMKATGIISFATASKDGTPNVVPVGMIFMGDDGNIWLVDNYLNKTLANLKENPKAAFYIWTRDYTESYQIKGSATIENSGDDYMKAVAIAHSKKETYPAKNLIKLKVEEIYYVTPGDHAGKKL
- a CDS encoding PH domain-containing protein is translated as MEGEPLQETVSQPETMVYRNHYSYVIQNLVSLILTLGLILLINYFSNRDEGFVLVGWSYAIIILVVGLMFVYIRMWILTTYTFGPTELYVFRNTYFKKETKIQYSKMASVNVRRTIVNRIFGSTTLLFNVNSSVNSNNAEATLTLKSDEADRLREIISSRIFNKEMEVKVEQQMDTMVEITNFDVILHGIFGQPTLSSLVGLASLAYSIFAAVTDSNGILFGLFLFFLSVVLPSVRTVLRYYNYRIYRVEDTITVESGLISTYRSSFNINKVNCVRIREPLLARIMGKSLLEAEVVGLADSNGLPLLCPLKGRGTVLGLAATLVPEFLFDTTNHKQPRQALVPTVAYKAIFAAIIAAATAAMFLYWSFRYAEETGDLGTLVIYTLAAFFGVVLPILLILHGVLAQGNREFGMGDETFMFITGAYDRQRDFIRYDKVQICSVSAGPIQRHYRVGTARVSMMSAMGAKSITSGIFNKEELELIGKEVMARIRDGRYDYRRYL
- a CDS encoding transporter substrate-binding domain-containing protein, yielding MNTNQKIKFVAVLLTLVVLFGLTAIAQEDDADQRYTIEVVTNPDFAPYEYLVSEEYEGIDMDIWKAIAQALDCNVNFNVMDFDSIINAIEAGRFDVGASGFTVTEERKEQINFSTTYSTAHQVALVLKDGPLANAKTADELMNKSVAVESGTTGYYLAADVFGEENVTPYNTYTCHTGPGLRI